Proteins co-encoded in one Holophagales bacterium genomic window:
- the murB gene encoding UDP-N-acetylmuramate dehydrogenase, whose product MIDTLPLTGYRLRLRPEEPLAPRTTWRIGGAARFFAEVHDVPALAALLRWAAVEALPAIPLGKGSNVLVPDEGLDAVVFVLAGDLASASVEPPVLRSGGGASLMSLALTARNAGLSGTEGLSGIPSSVGGAVRINAGAYGIEIFDLLEEVTLVSTVGDTRVVPAASISHGYRWSALCEADDIIAAATLRLRPAAREEIDARLAEVREKRKKALPTEPNAGSVFKNPPGDHAGRLLEACGLKGLRVGGAEVSGRHANVIVNSGGATAADVRELMARMRGAVREKLGVDLVPEVEDLGRRVTNRNGRPSVESPR is encoded by the coding sequence GTGATCGACACCCTGCCATTGACGGGATATCGCCTCCGGCTGCGGCCCGAGGAACCCCTCGCTCCGCGGACGACGTGGCGCATCGGCGGAGCGGCCCGGTTCTTCGCCGAGGTTCATGACGTTCCGGCCCTGGCCGCGCTGCTCCGATGGGCCGCTGTGGAGGCTCTTCCGGCGATTCCCCTCGGGAAGGGATCGAACGTCCTCGTCCCGGACGAGGGGCTCGACGCGGTCGTCTTCGTCCTCGCGGGTGACCTGGCTTCGGCTTCCGTGGAACCGCCGGTCCTCAGGTCAGGTGGCGGCGCGTCGCTCATGTCTCTCGCGCTGACCGCCCGCAACGCCGGACTCTCGGGAACCGAGGGGCTCTCGGGCATCCCGTCTTCGGTCGGCGGCGCGGTGCGGATCAACGCGGGCGCATACGGGATCGAGATCTTCGACCTTCTCGAGGAGGTGACGCTGGTCTCGACCGTGGGCGACACGCGCGTCGTCCCGGCCGCGAGCATTTCGCACGGCTACCGCTGGTCGGCGCTCTGCGAGGCGGACGACATCATCGCGGCGGCGACGCTCCGTCTCCGTCCGGCCGCCCGGGAGGAGATCGACGCCCGCCTCGCCGAGGTCAGGGAGAAGAGGAAGAAGGCGCTTCCGACGGAGCCGAACGCCGGCTCGGTCTTCAAGAACCCCCCGGGAGACCACGCCGGGAGGCTCCTCGAGGCGTGTGGTCTGAAGGGCCTTCGCGTCGGCGGCGCCGAGGTGTCCGGTCGACACGCGAACGTCATCGTGAACTCGGGAGGCGCGACGGCGGCCGACGTGAGGGAGCTGATGGCGAGGATGCGCGGTGCGGTGAGAGAGAAGCTGGGCGTCGATCTCGTGCCGGAGGTCGAGGACCTCGGGAGGCGCGTCACCAACCGGAATGGCCGCCCCTCCGTAGAATCCCCACGATGA
- the recA gene encoding recombinase RecA, producing MPPIEKEKLKALEQALQQIDRQFGKGALVRLGDKPQDAIQAISTGSINLDAALGIGGVPRGRVTEIYGPESSGKTTLTLHIIAEAQKLGGLAAFIDAEHALDAEYARKLGVDIDNLMVSQPDSGEQALEIAEALVRSAAVDIVVIDSVAALVPKAELEGEMGDAMVGLQARLMSQALRKLTAVVSKSGTCLIFINQIREKIGVMFGNPETTTGGRALKFYSSVRLDIRRINSIKDGDAVVGSRTKVKVVKNKVAPPFKVAEFDIGYGEGISKTGELIDLGVEHKVVEKSGAWFSYGDLRIGQGRENTKAWLRDNPDVALEIENKIREKLGISPVELPSPAVVAPEGKKK from the coding sequence ATGCCTCCCATCGAGAAGGAAAAGCTCAAGGCCCTGGAGCAGGCGCTCCAGCAGATCGACCGCCAGTTCGGCAAGGGCGCCCTCGTCCGCCTCGGCGACAAGCCGCAGGACGCGATCCAGGCGATCTCGACAGGCTCCATCAACCTCGACGCCGCCCTCGGCATCGGGGGCGTGCCGCGCGGCCGCGTCACCGAGATCTACGGCCCCGAGTCGTCGGGCAAGACGACCCTGACCCTCCACATCATCGCCGAGGCCCAGAAGCTGGGCGGCCTCGCGGCGTTCATCGACGCCGAGCACGCCCTCGACGCCGAGTACGCCAGGAAGCTCGGGGTCGACATCGACAACCTGATGGTCTCCCAGCCCGACTCCGGCGAGCAGGCGCTCGAGATCGCCGAGGCGCTCGTCCGCTCCGCCGCCGTCGACATCGTCGTCATCGACTCCGTCGCGGCCCTCGTCCCGAAGGCCGAGCTGGAAGGCGAAATGGGCGACGCGATGGTCGGCCTGCAGGCCCGCCTCATGTCGCAGGCGCTCCGCAAGCTCACCGCCGTCGTCTCCAAGTCCGGCACCTGCCTCATCTTCATCAACCAGATCCGCGAGAAGATCGGCGTCATGTTCGGCAACCCCGAGACGACGACGGGCGGCCGGGCTCTCAAGTTCTACTCCTCGGTCCGCCTCGACATCCGCCGGATCAACTCCATCAAGGACGGCGATGCCGTCGTCGGGAGCCGGACGAAGGTCAAGGTCGTCAAGAACAAGGTCGCCCCGCCGTTCAAGGTCGCCGAGTTCGACATCGGCTACGGCGAAGGGATCTCGAAGACGGGCGAGCTGATCGACCTCGGGGTCGAGCACAAGGTCGTCGAGAAGAGCGGCGCCTGGTTCAGCTACGGCGACCTCCGGATCGGCCAGGGCCGCGAGAACACGAAGGCCTGGCTCCGCGACAACCCCGACGTCGCCCTCGAGATCGAGAACAAGATCCGCGAGAAGCTCGGGATCTCGCCGGTCGAGCTGCCCTCTCCCGCCGTCGTGGCGCCGGAGGGGAAGAAGAAGTAA
- a CDS encoding DUF3488 domain-containing protein, whose protein sequence is MAKPAKARPDPTLLPFRRERILAVGMLLALGPIPLAFGDSLQPVALLAYLAALGLILGFVRAGRVPCLADRWLNLAGLAYFALFWFGFRFGGRSLLRVALHILLFTAVLKLASIKRERDFSVALTLAAFLLVASMATSTHASILVFLAAYAAVAWPVFSRWALWRDLAAAPDEWRGDERARHLPLRRAVVSSLVASFALAVPLFILFPRLKSSYIQGLPGGDTADTGFSDSVDTNLYGRLRQSDKVFLRVAVEEGPVSDDPPFLKIRLVAHTRFAGGVWRKPDGRGRVVAMREGSRLPLRPPGSKDAEPLHRLSFEIAPLGVRFLPYPVTAISGAASPELIRRYGVVPLVRDGDGNFHLTFEAPKLLRIEVLSGPQPAVDLVPPPESDPSRRAAGSETIRQFGREAAMGVDPATNPYEFATRIENHLATRFFYSVDSARWGPSPVEEFLTQRKTGHCETFATAMALVLREHGIPSRLVTGFAGGERGPFGSYYLVRGRDAHAWVEAWCGPEAGWIAFDPTPPVGRPGVARVTILRSAGQFFENLEFIYGRYVLGFAQSDQASLAQTVREGFEVASEAARSLARAMRAVAGGSATRTGLLLLGVAAAAAALLLIRRLTLAGGAFRTRGLPPASAAYRKLQRVLRQRGADLTPASAPSETLASADELGAGPVSREIVGAYVAESFGGRRTPEAEASRLDGLLKELRAGRPSR, encoded by the coding sequence ATGGCAAAGCCGGCGAAAGCGCGCCCCGATCCGACCCTCCTCCCTTTCCGTCGAGAGCGGATTCTCGCGGTGGGGATGCTCCTGGCTCTCGGCCCGATCCCGCTCGCCTTCGGCGACTCCCTGCAGCCGGTGGCCCTGCTCGCCTATCTCGCCGCCCTCGGACTCATCCTCGGTTTCGTCCGGGCGGGGCGGGTGCCCTGCCTCGCGGATCGCTGGCTGAACCTCGCCGGCCTCGCCTACTTCGCCCTCTTCTGGTTCGGGTTCCGCTTCGGCGGCCGGTCGCTCCTCAGGGTGGCTCTCCACATCCTCCTCTTCACGGCCGTCCTGAAGCTCGCGTCGATCAAGCGGGAACGGGATTTCTCCGTCGCCCTCACGCTCGCGGCCTTCCTCCTCGTGGCGTCGATGGCGACGTCGACCCACGCGTCGATCCTCGTCTTCCTCGCTGCCTACGCGGCCGTCGCCTGGCCCGTCTTCTCGCGCTGGGCCCTCTGGCGGGACCTGGCCGCCGCGCCCGACGAGTGGCGGGGAGACGAGAGGGCACGCCACCTCCCGCTACGTCGCGCCGTCGTGTCGTCGCTGGTGGCCTCCTTCGCGCTCGCCGTACCCCTCTTCATCCTCTTCCCGCGCCTGAAATCGTCCTACATACAAGGCCTCCCCGGGGGAGACACGGCGGACACCGGCTTTTCCGACTCCGTCGACACGAACCTGTATGGCCGGCTTCGGCAGAGCGACAAGGTTTTTCTCCGGGTCGCCGTCGAAGAGGGTCCGGTGAGCGATGACCCGCCGTTTCTGAAGATCAGGCTCGTGGCGCACACGCGGTTCGCCGGCGGGGTCTGGAGGAAGCCCGATGGCCGCGGGCGCGTCGTCGCGATGCGTGAGGGGTCCCGTCTCCCGCTGCGGCCACCTGGAAGCAAGGATGCCGAACCCCTCCACAGGCTCTCTTTCGAGATCGCCCCGCTCGGCGTACGGTTTCTCCCGTACCCGGTGACGGCGATCTCGGGCGCGGCCTCCCCCGAGCTGATCCGCCGGTACGGGGTGGTGCCCCTCGTGAGAGACGGCGACGGCAACTTCCACCTGACGTTCGAAGCGCCGAAGCTCCTGCGCATCGAAGTCCTCTCCGGCCCTCAACCGGCGGTCGACCTCGTGCCGCCGCCAGAGTCGGACCCCTCCCGGAGGGCGGCAGGATCGGAGACGATCCGCCAGTTCGGCCGGGAGGCCGCGATGGGCGTCGACCCGGCGACGAACCCGTACGAATTCGCGACCCGGATCGAGAACCACCTCGCGACGCGGTTCTTCTACTCCGTCGACTCCGCTCGTTGGGGACCGAGTCCCGTCGAGGAGTTCCTCACCCAGCGGAAGACGGGGCACTGCGAGACCTTTGCCACGGCGATGGCCCTCGTCCTGCGGGAACACGGCATCCCGTCGCGCCTCGTCACCGGGTTCGCGGGAGGCGAGCGGGGGCCCTTCGGCTCCTACTATCTCGTCCGCGGCCGGGATGCCCATGCCTGGGTGGAGGCGTGGTGCGGACCGGAAGCCGGGTGGATCGCCTTCGACCCGACGCCTCCCGTCGGACGGCCGGGGGTCGCGAGGGTCACCATTCTCCGCAGTGCCGGGCAATTCTTCGAGAATCTCGAGTTCATCTACGGTCGATACGTCCTCGGCTTCGCGCAGTCCGACCAGGCCTCGCTCGCGCAGACTGTCCGCGAAGGATTCGAAGTGGCGTCCGAGGCGGCGAGAAGCCTGGCCAGAGCGATGCGAGCGGTCGCGGGAGGTTCCGCGACACGAACCGGCCTGCTGCTTCTCGGCGTCGCGGCCGCGGCGGCAGCCCTCTTGCTCATCCGCCGGCTCACCCTCGCCGGCGGCGCCTTCCGGACGCGGGGACTCCCCCCGGCATCGGCGGCGTACAGGAAGCTCCAGAGGGTCCTGCGTCAGCGGGGCGCCGACCTGACTCCCGCCTCCGCGCCATCGGAAACGCTCGCCTCGGCCGACGAGCTGGGTGCGGGCCCCGTCTCCCGGGAGATCGTGGGAGCGTACGTGGCGGAATCGTTCGGGGGCCGCCGGACGCCCGAGGCCGAGGCGTCGCGGCTCGACGGCCTTCTGAAGGAGCTCCGGGCGGGCCGCCCATCCCGCTGA
- a CDS encoding undecaprenyl-phosphate glucose phosphotransferase, with product MIQKQALRLQAVFLASDVAATSAALLAAYVIRFETVWPIPLGPQPLSNYASLLPVIALLWPVVFYFHRLYQMRRDRSSIDEALAIVMAASLATLLLVGLLSFWRAWSFNRALLILFLALDILFVALGRFAIWRYLEKVWASGVGVRRALVVGAGDAGRAIADKLLDHPATGLKPVGFVDDDAARRGEDYRGLAVLGTTADVRELIEKHEVDTIFLALPVDAYRTMLGILKDVGNEMVDIRFVPDLFQFVTFKAGVEDFDGLPVINLTQRPLEGWNSLVKRTMDIVLSAGGLVVLAILLPFVALAIWLEDRGPVFYTQERMGLDGRLFRILKFRSMRVGAEDETGAVWAKEGDARRTRVGAFLRSTSLDEVPQLVNILMGDMSLVGPRPERPEFVREFKEKFPQYMLRHRVRAGLTGWAQVHGWRGNTSLSKRVEYDLYYIENWSLSLDLQILWRTATRSFRDENAY from the coding sequence GTGATCCAGAAACAGGCCCTGCGCCTCCAGGCCGTATTCCTTGCCTCCGACGTCGCGGCTACGAGCGCGGCGCTCCTGGCTGCGTACGTGATCCGGTTCGAGACCGTGTGGCCCATCCCCCTCGGACCGCAGCCCCTCTCCAACTACGCGTCGCTCCTCCCCGTGATCGCCCTCCTCTGGCCGGTGGTCTTCTACTTCCACCGCCTCTACCAGATGCGGCGCGACCGGTCCTCCATCGACGAGGCGCTCGCCATCGTCATGGCCGCCTCGCTCGCGACGCTCCTGCTCGTCGGCCTCCTCTCGTTCTGGCGGGCCTGGTCCTTCAACCGCGCGCTTCTGATCCTCTTCCTGGCCCTCGACATCCTCTTCGTCGCGCTCGGGCGTTTCGCGATCTGGCGGTATCTCGAGAAGGTCTGGGCCTCGGGCGTGGGCGTCCGCCGGGCCCTCGTCGTCGGCGCGGGAGACGCGGGCCGGGCGATCGCGGACAAGCTCCTCGACCATCCCGCCACCGGCCTGAAGCCCGTGGGGTTCGTCGACGACGACGCAGCCAGGAGGGGCGAGGACTATCGGGGACTCGCGGTTCTCGGGACGACCGCCGACGTCCGGGAGCTGATCGAAAAGCACGAGGTCGACACGATCTTCCTCGCCCTTCCGGTCGACGCCTACCGGACGATGCTCGGAATCCTGAAGGACGTCGGGAACGAGATGGTCGACATCCGGTTCGTCCCCGACCTCTTCCAGTTCGTCACGTTCAAGGCGGGCGTGGAAGACTTCGACGGCCTCCCGGTCATCAACCTGACGCAGCGCCCGCTCGAGGGCTGGAACTCGCTCGTCAAGCGGACGATGGACATCGTCCTGTCGGCTGGCGGGCTCGTCGTCCTCGCGATCCTCCTGCCGTTCGTCGCGCTCGCCATCTGGCTGGAGGACCGCGGTCCCGTCTTCTACACGCAGGAGCGGATGGGCCTCGACGGACGCCTCTTCCGGATCCTCAAGTTCCGCTCGATGCGCGTGGGAGCCGAGGACGAGACGGGCGCGGTCTGGGCGAAGGAAGGGGACGCCCGGAGAACCCGCGTCGGGGCGTTCCTCAGGAGCACGTCGCTCGACGAGGTCCCCCAGCTGGTGAACATCCTGATGGGAGACATGTCGCTCGTCGGCCCCCGTCCGGAGAGACCCGAGTTCGTCCGCGAGTTCAAGGAGAAGTTCCCGCAGTACATGCTCCGGCACCGCGTGAGGGCCGGCCTGACCGGCTGGGCCCAGGTGCACGGCTGGCGCGGGAACACGAGCCTCTCCAAGCGTGTCGAGTACGACCTCTACTACATCGAGAACTGGAGCCTCTCGCTCGACCTGCAGATCCTCTGGCGGACCGCGACGAGGAGCTTCCGGGACGAGAACGCGTACTAG
- a CDS encoding DUF58 domain-containing protein: protein MKLSVLRLRLKIPWDETILVRVTNLGLGYVFTTIVVAIGATNTGNNGLYVLLSLLLGILLVSGVVSRRNVDGVDVALHGPAEVFAGEPVRFHIRLANRTDREKFALLVKVSGKAAPLLFPRLVPAGDAERGVDLLFPRRGRQKVESVLVFSGYPIGLFRKGRLHPVNEERIVYPRPKVAAFPPPEAREAVDDGIDPRRKGRGAEILKLREAAPGDDPRDIHWPQTARQGRPIVKERASELGREIVVHLETARPARAGADWDAAFEEAVGEAAGLVLKFLSRGERVGLFCGDQFVPPAMGPLHRSTVLTALALAEAGTGGSLPLALPPGIAIYRVRAAA, encoded by the coding sequence GTGAAGCTGTCGGTCCTCAGGCTCCGGCTGAAAATCCCGTGGGACGAGACGATTCTCGTCCGTGTGACGAACCTCGGCCTGGGCTACGTCTTCACGACGATCGTCGTCGCCATCGGGGCCACGAATACGGGGAACAACGGGCTCTACGTCCTCCTCTCGCTCCTCCTCGGCATCCTCCTCGTGTCGGGTGTCGTCTCGAGACGGAACGTCGACGGCGTCGACGTGGCCCTCCACGGTCCTGCCGAGGTCTTCGCGGGAGAGCCGGTGCGGTTCCACATCCGTCTCGCGAACCGGACGGATCGCGAGAAGTTCGCGCTCCTGGTGAAGGTCTCGGGGAAGGCGGCGCCCCTCCTCTTCCCGCGGCTCGTCCCCGCGGGGGATGCGGAACGCGGCGTCGACCTCCTGTTCCCTCGCCGGGGGCGGCAGAAGGTGGAGTCGGTCCTCGTCTTCAGCGGCTACCCGATAGGGCTCTTCCGCAAAGGTCGCCTCCACCCGGTCAACGAGGAGCGGATTGTCTATCCCCGGCCGAAGGTCGCGGCCTTTCCGCCCCCCGAGGCGCGGGAGGCGGTGGACGACGGGATCGATCCCCGCCGGAAGGGGCGCGGGGCGGAGATCCTGAAACTGCGGGAGGCGGCGCCGGGGGACGACCCGCGCGACATCCACTGGCCTCAGACCGCGAGACAGGGGAGACCGATCGTCAAGGAGCGCGCGTCGGAGCTGGGGCGCGAGATCGTCGTGCATCTCGAGACCGCGCGTCCGGCCAGGGCCGGAGCGGACTGGGACGCCGCCTTCGAGGAGGCGGTCGGAGAGGCCGCAGGGCTCGTGTTGAAGTTCCTCTCTCGCGGCGAACGGGTCGGCCTCTTCTGCGGAGACCAGTTCGTCCCGCCGGCCATGGGGCCTCTCCACCGGTCGACGGTCCTCACGGCTCTCGCCCTCGCCGAGGCGGGAACCGGAGGGTCGCTTCCGCTGGCACTTCCTCCAGGGATCGCGATCTATCGCGTTCGGGCGGCGGCCTGA
- a CDS encoding phosphatidylglycerophosphatase A, whose product MSRRAPRRPDRRGDVGDASAEPSAAQEVPWREVFRRAPLATLLATGLGSGLLPKAPGTWGSLLAVLMGEGLFQVAGLIGVAGLAAVSTLVGVPVSARVAVLRGRKDPGEVVVDEIAGQAIALTGLHTVLPAGAPDPLRWGLVAIAFLLFRVFDILKPGPVDRLQSLPGGWGVMADDLLAGALAGILVGAAAFLLS is encoded by the coding sequence ATGTCCCGGCGAGCGCCGCGACGGCCCGACCGAAGGGGAGACGTGGGAGACGCTAGCGCGGAGCCGTCGGCGGCGCAAGAGGTTCCGTGGAGGGAGGTCTTCCGGAGGGCGCCCCTGGCGACCCTCCTGGCGACCGGGCTCGGCTCGGGCCTCCTGCCGAAAGCTCCGGGGACCTGGGGGAGCCTTCTGGCGGTGCTCATGGGAGAGGGGCTGTTCCAGGTGGCTGGGCTCATTGGGGTTGCCGGCCTCGCGGCCGTTTCGACACTGGTCGGAGTCCCCGTGTCGGCGCGTGTCGCGGTCCTGAGGGGCCGGAAGGACCCCGGCGAGGTCGTCGTCGACGAGATCGCGGGGCAGGCGATCGCTCTCACCGGCCTTCACACCGTGCTGCCCGCGGGGGCGCCGGATCCCCTCCGGTGGGGGCTCGTAGCCATCGCCTTCCTCCTCTTTCGCGTTTTCGACATCCTCAAGCCCGGCCCTGTCGACCGTCTCCAGTCGCTGCCGGGCGGGTGGGGCGTGATGGCCGACGACCTCCTGGCCGGCGCCCTTGCCGGAATCCTGGTCGGCGCCGCTGCGTTCCTCCTGTCGTGA
- a CDS encoding MoxR family ATPase — protein MALSAVSRLVAAVRTVYRGPAVAVEHAVVCLLSRGHLLIEDVPGVGKTTLAMALGKALGLGVHRLQFTPDTLPSDILGLTIFNQQTQGFDFHPGPVFTPILVADEINRATPKSQAALLEAMNERSVTVDGETRPLPEPFLVLATQNPIEYLGTYPLPESQLDRFLMRISLGYPAAEDERRLLLSGGADRALASVRPVLTLDELKRAQEAVERVTVAEKLLDYLMALVQKTRASRDLVLGVSPRGAQGLFRAVQAHALVAGRPFATPDDVKRVAPAVLAHRILASATGRYEGTGAGRREREALQKILDEVPVPL, from the coding sequence GTGGCGCTGTCGGCCGTCTCGCGGCTCGTCGCCGCCGTGAGGACCGTCTACCGTGGTCCCGCCGTCGCGGTCGAGCACGCGGTCGTCTGCCTTCTCTCGCGCGGGCATCTCCTCATCGAGGACGTGCCGGGAGTGGGCAAGACGACGCTCGCGATGGCGCTCGGAAAGGCACTCGGGCTGGGAGTCCATCGCCTCCAGTTCACGCCCGACACGCTGCCGTCGGACATCCTCGGGCTGACGATCTTCAACCAGCAGACCCAGGGGTTCGATTTCCACCCCGGACCGGTCTTCACGCCGATCCTCGTCGCCGACGAGATCAACCGGGCGACGCCGAAGTCCCAGGCCGCGCTGCTGGAGGCGATGAACGAGCGCAGCGTCACGGTCGACGGCGAAACCCGCCCGCTCCCGGAGCCGTTTCTCGTTCTGGCGACCCAGAATCCGATCGAGTACCTCGGCACCTACCCGCTCCCCGAGTCCCAGCTCGATCGTTTCTTGATGCGGATCTCGCTCGGTTACCCGGCCGCCGAGGACGAAAGGCGCCTGCTCCTCTCGGGAGGAGCCGACCGGGCGCTCGCCTCCGTCCGTCCGGTCCTGACCCTCGACGAGCTGAAGCGGGCCCAGGAAGCGGTGGAGAGGGTGACCGTCGCCGAGAAGCTCCTCGACTACCTGATGGCGCTCGTCCAGAAGACCCGGGCGAGCCGCGACCTCGTCCTCGGCGTCTCGCCGCGCGGCGCACAGGGCCTGTTCCGGGCCGTGCAGGCGCACGCCCTCGTCGCCGGACGCCCGTTCGCGACGCCCGACGACGTGAAGCGCGTCGCCCCGGCCGTCCTCGCGCACAGGATCCTCGCGAGCGCCACGGGGCGCTACGAAGGGACGGGCGCAGGCCGCCGCGAGCGCGAGGCGCTGCAGAAGATCCTCGACGAGGTCCCCGTCCCGCTCTGA
- a CDS encoding DUF4097 family beta strand repeat protein: MARIPLATLALSAALAVPGLASEAPSKVVEKTLVLAPDGRLVLDTYKGRVAITAWDRSEASIRAVVTADGSCDESADLVARTNVRIEGGGREVRVVSDYDDLPKMTFTFGRDCGSRPFVEYEIRMPRGASLRLKDYKSRISVDGLAGDVSVDSYKGGIRLTRLAGGLDLETYKGDALAEFETLGGGLRAETYKGEIDLVLPKAARVDLEESIGRRGSFAADVQAVRGGRRVSVDTYKGTIRLRTR; the protein is encoded by the coding sequence ATGGCCCGAATCCCCCTCGCGACCCTCGCCCTGTCCGCGGCCCTCGCCGTACCCGGCCTCGCGTCCGAGGCTCCGTCGAAGGTCGTGGAGAAGACTCTCGTCCTCGCCCCGGACGGCCGGCTCGTCCTGGACACCTACAAGGGGCGGGTCGCGATCACGGCCTGGGACCGCAGCGAGGCCTCCATCCGGGCCGTCGTCACCGCCGACGGGAGCTGCGACGAGAGCGCCGACCTCGTCGCGCGGACGAACGTGCGGATCGAAGGGGGCGGTCGCGAGGTGAGGGTCGTGTCGGACTACGACGACCTGCCGAAGATGACGTTCACCTTCGGCCGCGACTGCGGATCCCGGCCCTTCGTGGAGTACGAGATCCGGATGCCGCGGGGCGCTTCGCTCCGACTGAAGGACTACAAGTCGCGCATCTCGGTCGACGGGCTTGCCGGGGACGTGTCGGTCGACAGCTACAAGGGAGGCATCCGGCTGACGCGCCTCGCGGGAGGTCTCGACCTCGAGACCTACAAGGGAGACGCGCTGGCGGAGTTCGAGACGCTGGGTGGCGGCCTCCGCGCCGAGACCTACAAGGGCGAGATCGACCTCGTCCTTCCGAAGGCAGCGAGGGTCGACCTCGAAGAGAGCATCGGACGCCGGGGATCGTTCGCGGCGGACGTCCAGGCCGTCCGTGGCGGGAGGCGCGTTTCCGTGGACACGTACAAGGGGACGATCCGCCTCAGGACGAGATAG
- a CDS encoding mannose-1-phosphate guanylyltransferase produces MTVRALILAGGSGTRLWPLSTDDRPKPFLPLSGKASLLRETYDRAARVCGKDHVLFSARASHAPHLEREFPGLPEDRLVLEPDRRNTAPAIALAALAVSEEDPDAVLVVLPSDQAVRDSDEFHRALSLAVESARTGDAFLTLGIPPSRPETGFGYLEAGRETSPGVREVVRFVEKPPLAEAERYAASGNHYWNAGIFAFSVRLLFSEMARLCPDVLASMRAARVARRAGDAAGFDAAFRACRSISIDYAVMERAGAVRTVPSACGWSDLGSWEAVLEFRRGSDGGSVLSGRALEEGGSGNLVLAGDRPVRLLGLSDVVVVDSPDGLLVMKRGASDLLRASVEKSLAEARK; encoded by the coding sequence ATGACGGTTCGCGCTCTGATCCTCGCCGGCGGGAGCGGCACCCGCCTCTGGCCCCTTTCCACCGATGACCGCCCCAAGCCGTTCCTCCCGCTCTCGGGAAAGGCCTCGCTCCTGCGGGAAACGTACGACCGGGCCGCCCGGGTCTGCGGGAAGGACCATGTCCTCTTCTCCGCGCGCGCCTCGCACGCCCCACACCTGGAGCGGGAGTTTCCGGGCCTCCCGGAGGATCGCCTCGTCCTCGAGCCCGATCGGAGGAACACGGCGCCGGCCATCGCCCTCGCCGCGCTCGCCGTCTCCGAGGAGGATCCCGACGCGGTCCTCGTCGTCCTGCCCTCCGACCAGGCGGTGCGGGATTCCGATGAGTTTCACCGCGCCCTCTCCCTGGCCGTCGAGAGCGCCCGCACCGGGGACGCGTTTCTCACCCTCGGAATCCCGCCGTCCCGCCCCGAGACCGGATTCGGCTACCTCGAAGCGGGCCGGGAGACGTCGCCCGGAGTCCGCGAGGTCGTCCGATTCGTCGAGAAGCCGCCTCTGGCCGAGGCCGAACGTTACGCCGCGTCGGGGAACCACTACTGGAACGCGGGAATCTTCGCCTTCTCCGTCCGCCTCCTCTTCTCCGAGATGGCGAGGCTCTGTCCCGATGTCCTGGCCTCGATGCGCGCGGCCCGGGTGGCGCGGCGCGCCGGCGACGCCGCCGGCTTCGACGCGGCCTTTCGCGCCTGCCGGTCGATCTCGATCGACTACGCCGTCATGGAGAGGGCCGGAGCGGTGAGGACGGTCCCTTCCGCGTGCGGCTGGAGCGACCTCGGCTCCTGGGAGGCGGTCCTCGAGTTCCGCAGAGGGTCGGACGGCGGTTCCGTTCTTTCGGGGCGGGCGCTCGAGGAGGGCGGATCGGGGAACCTCGTCCTCGCGGGCGACCGCCCCGTGAGGCTCCTCGGTCTCTCCGACGTCGTCGTCGTCGACTCTCCCGACGGCCTCCTCGTGATGAAACGGGGCGCCTCGGACCTTCTCCGCGCCAGCGTCGAGAAGAGCCTCGCGGAGGCCCGGAAGTGA